A region of Elusimicrobiota bacterium DNA encodes the following proteins:
- a CDS encoding diaminopimelate epimerase — protein sequence MRKLPFTKMHGTGNDFVLLDALRHPVRVTAVLARRLCDRRFGVGADQVLVLAKSKSADFKMLIYNADGSQVEMCGNGIRCLARYAFERGHTNKRELSVETLAGLRRPVVQRSLVRVDMGPPILDAALVPTRAQGRVIDHPFSLQPLPASRRGKGAVKLQMTCLSMGNPHAVIFVEDVDAVPLAEWGPVMESDPFFPRRTNVEFVQVKDPDHARVRVWERGSGITLACGTGACAVGVAGVLTGRFHRKVTLSLPGGDLGVEWAADNRVYLTGPAAFVFDGTFDL from the coding sequence ATGAGGAAGCTCCCATTCACCAAAATGCACGGCACGGGCAATGATTTTGTTTTGCTGGACGCTCTGCGCCATCCGGTTCGGGTGACGGCGGTTTTGGCCCGCCGCCTGTGCGACCGGCGGTTCGGCGTGGGCGCGGACCAGGTCCTGGTCCTGGCCAAGTCGAAATCAGCCGACTTCAAAATGTTGATCTATAACGCGGACGGGTCCCAGGTGGAAATGTGCGGCAACGGCATTCGGTGCCTGGCGCGGTACGCCTTCGAGCGGGGCCACACGAACAAGCGGGAACTGTCGGTGGAAACCCTGGCCGGCCTCCGGCGTCCCGTCGTCCAGCGCTCCCTCGTCCGGGTGGACATGGGCCCGCCGATTTTGGACGCGGCGCTCGTCCCCACCCGCGCCCAGGGGCGGGTGATCGATCACCCGTTTTCGCTCCAGCCCTTGCCCGCTTCCCGCCGCGGGAAGGGCGCGGTGAAACTCCAGATGACCTGTCTTTCCATGGGGAACCCCCACGCCGTCATTTTCGTGGAGGACGTGGACGCGGTTCCCCTGGCGGAATGGGGGCCGGTGATGGAGAGCGATCCTTTTTTTCCCCGGCGGACCAACGTGGAATTCGTCCAGGTGAAAGATCCCGACCACGCCCGCGTCCGTGTGTGGGAACGCGGCAGTGGAATAACGCTGGCGTGCGGCACCGGCGCCTGCGCCGTGGGGGTGGCCGGCGTGTTGACGGGGCGGTTTCACCGAAAAGTGACGCTGTCTCTTCCGGGCGGGGACCTCGGCGTGGAATGGGCGGCTGATAACCGGGTGTATCTCACGGGCCCGGCGGCCTTCGTTTTCGACGGAACGTTCGACCTCTAA
- a CDS encoding 4-hydroxy-tetrahydrodipicolinate reductase has translation MAPLKLGVIGVGGRMGRAILELALQDPHVRLAALLEAPGSAAVGETQNGFRVTDDVAASLPGVDALIDFTAPAASVAHAALAARGSVPIVIGTTGVDEGGRKALAEAARRIPVVFSPNMSLSANVLFDAAERMAALLPDYDAEILETHHSRKKDAPSGTAQRLADAVQRGRKAGRFVYGRQGLVGERKKDEIGVHAVRGGDVVGDHTVLFLGNGERIELVHRVTSRTAFAAGALAAAKWVIGKPAGLYDMRDVLGLNKA, from the coding sequence ATGGCTCCGCTCAAGCTCGGGGTGATCGGCGTGGGGGGCCGCATGGGCCGCGCCATCCTGGAGCTGGCTCTCCAAGACCCCCACGTGCGGCTGGCCGCGCTTCTGGAAGCCCCCGGGAGCGCCGCCGTGGGCGAGACACAGAACGGATTCCGGGTGACGGACGACGTGGCCGCGTCTTTGCCGGGGGTGGACGCTCTGATCGACTTCACCGCGCCCGCGGCCAGCGTGGCCCACGCGGCTCTCGCGGCCCGGGGGTCGGTTCCCATCGTGATCGGAACGACGGGGGTGGACGAAGGGGGACGGAAGGCCTTGGCGGAAGCCGCCCGCCGGATCCCGGTGGTTTTCTCCCCGAACATGAGCCTGTCGGCGAACGTCTTGTTCGACGCGGCGGAACGAATGGCCGCCCTCTTGCCGGACTACGACGCGGAAATTTTGGAAACGCACCACAGTCGAAAGAAAGACGCTCCGTCGGGAACGGCCCAGCGTTTAGCCGACGCCGTTCAGCGCGGCCGGAAGGCGGGCCGCTTCGTCTATGGCCGCCAGGGGCTCGTGGGGGAGCGGAAGAAGGACGAGATCGGCGTCCACGCCGTGAGGGGCGGCGACGTGGTGGGGGACCACACGGTCCTTTTTCTCGGGAACGGAGAGCGGATCGAACTCGTTCACCGCGTCACCTCGCGCACCGCTTTCGCGGCGGGCGCCCTCGCCGCCGCCAAGTGGGTCATCGGCAAGCCCGCCGGGCTCTACGACATGCGGGACGTGTTGGGGTTGAACAAAGCGTGA
- a CDS encoding RNA methyltransferase, protein MNLRFVLVRPRNPLNIGAAARAMANFGFNDLVVVKPFAPVWRETTSAVGAEQLVREARAFSSIDEAIADCHLVVGTTALRARRLERPVVSLPNLADYLAREDPSPWRKKRGETFQTAILFGPEKTGLSTPYLERCHFWLTIPTDPACPSMNMGQSVALCAYEWARSLHRLAPRPLPGPSSLATTGDLDRLVRQVMDLFEAADYLPFLPRSSQERKVRRLFQRWRIHRQDVQLMHGLFRFLLQGLAGDSPRGR, encoded by the coding sequence ATGAACCTCCGCTTCGTCCTCGTCCGACCCCGAAACCCCCTGAACATCGGCGCCGCGGCGCGCGCCATGGCGAACTTCGGGTTCAACGACCTCGTGGTCGTCAAACCCTTTGCCCCCGTCTGGCGGGAGACGACCTCCGCGGTGGGCGCGGAACAGTTGGTGCGCGAAGCCCGGGCTTTCTCCTCCATCGACGAAGCCATCGCCGACTGCCATCTCGTGGTCGGCACCACGGCGCTCCGGGCGCGGCGGCTGGAGCGGCCCGTGGTGTCCCTTCCGAATCTCGCGGACTATTTGGCCCGGGAAGACCCCTCCCCCTGGCGGAAGAAAAGAGGGGAAACGTTCCAAACGGCGATCCTCTTCGGCCCGGAGAAAACGGGTCTCTCCACTCCCTATCTGGAACGGTGCCATTTCTGGTTGACCATCCCCACGGACCCCGCCTGTCCCTCCATGAACATGGGCCAATCCGTGGCCCTCTGCGCCTACGAATGGGCCCGGAGTCTCCATCGCTTGGCTCCCCGGCCGCTTCCCGGCCCCTCCTCCTTGGCCACCACCGGAGATCTCGATCGCCTGGTGCGCCAGGTCATGGATTTGTTCGAAGCCGCCGACTACCTTCCCTTTCTGCCCCGATCCTCCCAGGAGCGGAAAGTCCGCCGCCTCTTTCAGCGATGGCGGATCCACCGCCAGGACGTCCAATTGATGCATGGACTCTTCCGGTTTCTCCTGCAGGGTCTGGCCGGAGATTCTCCCCGTGGCCGCTGA
- the lysA gene encoding diaminopimelate decarboxylase, protein MKEKPYSTFRYRNGDLYVEDVKLSALARRFGTPLYVYSGSKIRSQFEAFDRAFAAHPHTVCYAMKANGNLSVIRLLAQAGAGADIVSGGELFRALKAGVAPHRIVFSGVGKTNEEMISALKAGILMFNVESSEEMDALARAARRFGKPAPMSIRVNPNIVVDTHHHITTGKAENKFGVMIAHAEALYRRAAKNPWLRVTGIQAHIGSQLLDVRPYRETLEKLLHLVDRLERAGISLRVLDIGGGLGVSYANERSPRPARLAEQLLPLLRGRKLHLLFEPGRFLVAESGCLLTKVLYRKEPGHKNFVIVDAAMNDLARPALYDAHHPLWPLRRARVGTYVADVVGPICESGDFLAKARRVPRPRPGDVWAVMAAGAYGFSMSSQYNARPRAAEVLVLGRKAWVVRERETFRDLVRGEIIPEALR, encoded by the coding sequence TTGAAAGAAAAACCGTACAGCACGTTTCGTTACCGAAACGGCGATCTTTACGTGGAAGACGTGAAACTTTCCGCTTTGGCCCGCCGGTTCGGGACGCCGCTTTACGTGTATTCAGGAAGCAAGATCCGCTCCCAGTTCGAGGCTTTTGATCGGGCTTTCGCCGCGCACCCCCACACGGTGTGCTACGCCATGAAAGCCAACGGAAACCTGTCGGTGATCCGTCTTTTGGCCCAGGCCGGGGCGGGGGCGGACATTGTTTCCGGGGGGGAACTGTTCCGTGCGCTGAAGGCCGGCGTGGCCCCCCACCGCATCGTTTTTTCGGGGGTCGGGAAAACGAACGAGGAGATGATCTCCGCGCTCAAAGCCGGGATTTTGATGTTCAACGTGGAATCTTCCGAAGAGATGGACGCCTTGGCCCGCGCGGCCCGGCGGTTCGGTAAGCCCGCCCCGATGTCCATCCGGGTGAACCCCAACATCGTGGTGGACACGCACCACCACATCACCACCGGCAAGGCCGAAAACAAGTTCGGTGTCATGATCGCGCATGCCGAGGCGCTCTACCGGCGGGCCGCCAAAAACCCTTGGCTCCGGGTGACGGGGATCCAGGCCCACATCGGGTCCCAGCTCCTGGACGTGCGGCCTTACCGGGAAACGTTGGAAAAACTCCTCCACCTGGTGGACCGGCTGGAACGGGCGGGGATTTCCCTGCGCGTTCTGGACATCGGCGGTGGCCTCGGTGTGTCCTATGCCAACGAGCGCTCCCCCCGCCCCGCCCGGTTGGCGGAACAGCTTTTACCCCTTCTCCGGGGGAGGAAGCTTCATCTGCTTTTCGAGCCCGGCCGGTTCCTGGTGGCCGAGTCGGGCTGTTTGCTGACGAAGGTTCTCTATCGAAAGGAGCCCGGGCACAAAAATTTCGTGATCGTCGACGCCGCCATGAACGACCTGGCCCGCCCGGCGCTCTACGACGCGCACCACCCGCTCTGGCCGCTTCGCCGGGCCCGGGTGGGAACCTATGTGGCGGACGTCGTGGGCCCCATCTGCGAGTCCGGGGATTTTCTGGCGAAAGCCCGGCGCGTGCCGCGCCCCCGGCCCGGTGACGTCTGGGCCGTGATGGCCGCCGGGGCCTACGGTTTTTCCATGAGTTCCCAGTACAACGCCCGTCCCCGCGCGGCCGAGGTTTTGGTTCTGGGCCGGAAGGCGTGGGTCGTCCGGGAACGCGAAACGTTCCGGGACTTGGTCCGCGGAGAAATCATTCCGGAGGCGCTCCGATGA
- a CDS encoding TolC family protein, with protein MRVSASRFAFFTWWLGLVVFGTAGVARAAGDGTPEPDRVLTLEQSVQTGLQNSQALLSARDDVRIAQQRIVEARSLYFPTLALNMNASRYRANDPVVLPGDFGSTVLVPSSEPENFYAGRLGLRQMIYNGGRNQMNLRLAEAALEQARLREEEIRGQVTADGVQAFFDVLLAQKRLALTQETERTLAARAEIVRPGDELARGTLDVLRTRLRRERAERRREEERATLAFLSAVGLELYTRVGMSGELETTPVREPLPKLLARAQEVRLEIRGTEYQREIDRLAVNLTESERNPVVAFGAAYELNNDSFPLDRSFWNATLNVNLPIFDGFASRARIRQTRLLADQSRISRASVEDRINREVRETYGDVLFWQSEIENRKADLDRISDLVTRLGAGRNAAERAPMLSELLAAEEAYWESIHGHRVARARLEKAVGLPLAP; from the coding sequence GTGAGGGTCTCTGCCTCCAGGTTTGCGTTTTTCACCTGGTGGCTGGGGCTGGTCGTCTTCGGGACGGCGGGCGTGGCCCGCGCCGCGGGGGACGGAACGCCCGAGCCGGACCGGGTGCTGACGCTGGAGCAAAGCGTTCAAACCGGTCTCCAAAACAGCCAAGCCCTTCTCTCGGCCCGGGACGATGTGCGGATCGCCCAACAACGCATCGTCGAGGCGAGGTCCCTCTATTTTCCAACGCTGGCCTTAAACATGAACGCGTCCCGTTACCGCGCCAACGACCCGGTCGTCCTCCCGGGAGATTTCGGGTCCACGGTGTTGGTCCCCTCCAGCGAACCGGAAAATTTCTACGCCGGCCGCCTGGGCCTCCGCCAGATGATTTACAACGGCGGCCGCAATCAGATGAACCTCCGCCTGGCGGAAGCGGCTTTGGAACAGGCGCGCCTGCGGGAAGAGGAGATCCGCGGCCAGGTGACGGCGGATGGGGTGCAGGCGTTCTTCGACGTTTTGTTGGCGCAAAAGCGTTTGGCCCTGACCCAAGAAACCGAGCGGACCCTGGCGGCCCGGGCGGAAATCGTGCGGCCGGGCGACGAGTTGGCGCGCGGCACCCTGGACGTCCTCCGGACCCGGCTCCGCCGGGAACGGGCCGAACGTCGGCGGGAGGAGGAGCGCGCCACTCTCGCGTTCCTCAGCGCCGTGGGCCTCGAGCTCTATACCCGGGTGGGAATGTCCGGAGAGTTGGAAACGACTCCGGTGCGGGAACCCCTCCCCAAACTGTTGGCCCGTGCTCAGGAAGTCCGACTCGAAATTCGCGGCACGGAATATCAGAGGGAAATCGACCGACTGGCCGTGAACCTGACCGAATCCGAGCGGAACCCCGTGGTGGCCTTCGGCGCCGCCTACGAATTGAACAACGACAGTTTTCCCTTGGACCGGTCCTTCTGGAACGCGACCTTGAACGTGAACCTGCCGATCTTCGACGGGTTCGCCAGCCGGGCGCGAATCCGCCAGACGCGCTTGCTGGCCGACCAGAGCCGGATCTCCCGCGCTTCGGTGGAAGACCGCATCAACCGCGAAGTGCGGGAGACCTATGGGGACGTCCTCTTTTGGCAGTCGGAAATCGAGAACCGAAAAGCGGACCTCGACCGCATCTCGGACCTCGTGACGCGTTTGGGGGCGGGACGGAACGCGGCGGAGCGGGCCCCCATGCTGTCGGAACTGTTGGCGGCGGAAGAGGCCTATTGGGAATCCATACACGGCCATCGGGTGGCGCGGGCTCGGCTGGAGAAAGCCGTGGGTTTGCCCCTGGCTCCATGA
- a CDS encoding fumarylacetoacetate hydrolase family protein, producing the protein MPRNRFCRFEWEGTVRWGVVEGNSVEEILPDPFGPFEGTGVRWPLQTVRLRAPVQPSKIVAVGVNYADHAKEFGHTPPAEPLIFLKPPSAVIGPGEAIRCPRRSKQVDFEAEIAVVIGRRARSVSVRRALDYVLGYTLMNDVTARDLQRSDGQWTRAKGFDTFAPLGPWIATGLSPRDLKIQATVNGRRRQSSSTKQLIFDVPALVSFVSGVMTLEPGDVISTGTPAGVGPLKPGDLVEVRCPSIGRLQNRVARA; encoded by the coding sequence TTGCCGCGAAACCGGTTCTGCCGGTTTGAATGGGAGGGCACGGTCCGCTGGGGGGTGGTGGAGGGAAACTCCGTTGAGGAAATTCTTCCCGATCCCTTCGGGCCCTTTGAAGGGACGGGCGTTCGGTGGCCGCTTCAGACGGTTCGCCTGCGGGCCCCCGTTCAACCGAGCAAGATCGTGGCGGTAGGGGTCAACTACGCCGACCACGCCAAGGAGTTCGGCCATACGCCGCCCGCCGAACCGTTGATTTTTTTGAAACCCCCCAGCGCGGTGATCGGACCGGGAGAGGCCATCCGTTGTCCCCGCCGGTCGAAACAGGTGGATTTCGAAGCGGAGATCGCCGTGGTGATCGGCCGCCGGGCGCGGTCGGTTTCCGTCCGCCGCGCTTTGGACTATGTTCTCGGCTACACGCTCATGAACGACGTGACGGCCCGGGACCTCCAGCGTTCCGACGGCCAATGGACCCGGGCCAAGGGGTTCGACACCTTCGCTCCCCTGGGCCCTTGGATCGCGACGGGGCTGTCTCCCCGCGATCTCAAAATTCAGGCCACCGTGAACGGCCGACGCCGCCAATCGTCGTCGACGAAACAGTTGATTTTCGACGTTCCCGCGCTGGTGTCTTTCGTGAGCGGGGTCATGACCTTGGAACCGGGCGACGTGATTTCCACCGGGACCCCGGCGGGCGTCGGCCCTTTGAAACCGGGGGATTTGGTGGAGGTCCGTTGCCCCTCCATCGGGCGGCTCCAAAACCGGGTGGCGCGGGCGTGA
- a CDS encoding patatin-like phospholipase family protein — protein sequence MNRRSLLAGWLSIGLAFPAIAEVPEPRTAGAVVTDALWLKLRSLPPAKRPRIGLVLSGGGARGLAHIGVLKVLEREGVPVDLVVGTSVGAIVGALYAAGVRTSEIEGMAAEVGWEQLTDLSSARVVRLLVSERLLSTQKMEKYLQARIGEKTFADLKTEFACLATDVRTGEGVVLREGSVALAARASATMPGIFEPVPFRHRLLIDGGVVDNVPTEVARRLGADILLCVYVPVDLSRNNVSNVLTMMTQVLYIQGQAMSEDRVKRADFLIKPEVSDISALELWRSRECMEAGQRAAEAAWPELKKLLVEKLFERSLSPTPPVAK from the coding sequence ATGAACCGCCGGTCCCTGTTGGCCGGATGGCTCTCGATCGGGCTGGCTTTTCCCGCCATCGCCGAGGTTCCGGAACCCCGAACGGCCGGGGCGGTCGTCACGGACGCGCTCTGGCTAAAGCTTCGTTCTTTACCTCCGGCGAAACGGCCTCGGATCGGCCTGGTTCTGTCCGGGGGAGGCGCCCGCGGGTTGGCCCACATCGGGGTGTTAAAGGTGTTGGAGCGGGAAGGCGTTCCCGTGGACCTCGTGGTGGGGACCAGCGTCGGAGCGATTGTGGGAGCCCTGTATGCCGCCGGGGTGCGCACCTCCGAAATTGAAGGCATGGCGGCGGAAGTGGGGTGGGAGCAACTCACCGACCTTTCCTCGGCGCGGGTGGTGCGGCTCCTGGTGTCGGAACGGCTTTTGTCCACGCAAAAGATGGAGAAATACCTCCAGGCCCGGATCGGCGAGAAAACCTTCGCCGATTTAAAAACCGAGTTCGCCTGTCTGGCCACCGATGTGCGCACGGGCGAAGGGGTCGTTCTCCGGGAAGGGAGCGTGGCTTTGGCCGCGCGGGCCAGCGCCACCATGCCGGGGATCTTCGAACCCGTGCCCTTCCGCCATCGTCTGTTGATCGATGGAGGAGTCGTGGACAACGTTCCCACGGAGGTGGCCCGCCGCCTGGGCGCCGACATTCTCCTTTGCGTTTACGTTCCGGTGGACCTCAGCCGAAACAATGTTTCCAACGTGCTCACCATGATGACCCAGGTGCTTTACATTCAAGGCCAGGCCATGAGCGAGGACCGCGTCAAACGGGCGGATTTTCTGATCAAGCCGGAGGTCTCCGACATTTCGGCTTTGGAGTTGTGGCGTTCAAGGGAATGCATGGAGGCCGGACAACGCGCCGCCGAAGCGGCCTGGCCGGAACTCAAGAAACTATTGGTGGAAAAATTGTTTGAACGATCTTTGTCGCCGACGCCACCGGTGGCCAAATAA
- a CDS encoding LL-diaminopimelate aminotransferase — MSSMNLSPSDRLGRLPPYLFAAIDAAKKAAQEKGADIISLGVGDPDLPTPPHIVAAGQAALANPANHQYPFGAGLLGFRQAVARWYKARFHVDLDPATEIHALIGSKDGLTHLPLAFLNPGDTAIVPEPAYPAYNASILLAGGETHFVPLLEENGFLPDLAAIPKSVLASAKLFYLNYPSNPLSVTAPRTFYESVVRLARDHRFLVVHDAAYSEMYYEEPPLSFLEIPGAKDVGIEFHSCSKTYNMTGWRVGWVCGNAEAVRTLGRLKDNFDSGVFQAVQEAGVAALTGPQDGVAEMRRIYRERRDLFVPKLRALGWRVTNPPATFYVWARTPAGFTSAQTAERLLQEAHIVCTPGNGFGPSGEGYVRFALTVPTARLELALERIGRMKWTH, encoded by the coding sequence GTGTCTTCCATGAACCTTTCCCCTTCCGACCGTTTGGGTCGACTGCCGCCCTATTTGTTCGCCGCCATCGACGCGGCCAAGAAAGCCGCCCAGGAAAAAGGTGCGGACATCATTTCGTTGGGGGTCGGCGATCCGGACCTGCCCACCCCGCCCCACATCGTCGCGGCGGGCCAAGCCGCCCTGGCGAACCCGGCCAACCACCAATACCCCTTCGGCGCGGGCCTCCTAGGGTTCCGCCAGGCCGTGGCCCGGTGGTATAAAGCCCGTTTCCACGTGGACTTGGACCCGGCCACCGAAATCCACGCGTTGATCGGGTCCAAGGACGGGCTCACGCACTTGCCCCTGGCTTTCCTCAACCCCGGCGACACGGCCATCGTGCCCGAACCGGCTTACCCGGCCTATAACGCGTCCATCCTCTTGGCGGGGGGGGAAACCCATTTCGTCCCTCTGTTGGAGGAGAACGGATTTCTCCCCGACCTGGCCGCGATTCCAAAATCGGTCCTGGCTTCCGCGAAACTGTTTTATCTCAATTATCCCTCCAACCCTCTTTCGGTCACGGCGCCCCGGACCTTCTATGAATCCGTCGTTCGCCTGGCGCGGGACCACCGGTTCCTGGTGGTCCACGACGCGGCCTATTCCGAAATGTATTACGAGGAGCCGCCCTTGTCTTTCCTCGAAATCCCCGGGGCCAAGGACGTGGGGATTGAATTCCATTCCTGCTCCAAAACCTACAACATGACGGGGTGGCGCGTGGGCTGGGTGTGCGGAAACGCCGAGGCCGTCCGCACGCTGGGCCGGCTGAAGGATAACTTTGACTCCGGGGTGTTCCAGGCGGTTCAGGAGGCGGGCGTCGCCGCGCTGACCGGGCCCCAGGATGGCGTGGCCGAGATGCGCCGGATTTATCGCGAACGCCGCGACCTGTTCGTGCCGAAACTTCGCGCCTTGGGTTGGCGGGTGACCAATCCGCCGGCCACGTTCTACGTGTGGGCGCGTACCCCGGCGGGGTTCACCTCGGCCCAAACGGCGGAGCGTCTCCTTCAAGAGGCCCACATCGTGTGCACGCCCGGAAACGGTTTCGGCCCTTCCGGGGAAGGATACGTTCGGTTCGCCCTCACGGTTCCCACGGCGCGCCTGGAACTCGCCCTGGAGCGGATCGGTCGAATGAAGTGGACGCATTAA
- a CDS encoding EamA family transporter yields MNSSSRRGAVRIALAAVLFGLLGAMVKSLSADLPSAMIVFFRNAVGLLALLPFLRGSGGLRTQNFGGHFARSLAGVASMYLSFYSIGRMRLADAYVLAYTAPLFMPFLARGWLGEPLSRRVGVALALGFGGVLLLLKPGWGVFQPVALVALASGFLSAVAQVGIRQLTRTEPPVRIVFYFGLIATALTAPPLAGVWTAPSGRTWIVLGVLGAVATAAQLIMTEGYRLASPGDVGALMYLAVAVAGVADWILWRRLPDPVSLAGIGFIMAAGAWILRAVPPARPAVPLSPVP; encoded by the coding sequence GTGAACTCTTCTTCCCGCCGAGGGGCGGTTCGGATCGCCTTGGCGGCGGTTCTCTTCGGTCTGCTGGGGGCCATGGTCAAGAGCCTGTCCGCGGATCTGCCCAGCGCCATGATCGTGTTCTTCCGGAACGCGGTGGGTCTCCTGGCCCTGCTCCCGTTCCTCCGGGGCTCGGGGGGGCTCCGCACCCAAAACTTCGGCGGCCATTTCGCCCGATCGCTGGCCGGCGTGGCCTCCATGTACCTTTCCTTCTATTCCATTGGACGGATGCGGTTGGCGGACGCCTATGTTCTGGCTTACACCGCACCGCTTTTCATGCCGTTCCTGGCCCGCGGGTGGTTGGGAGAGCCCCTCTCTCGCCGCGTCGGGGTGGCGTTGGCTCTGGGGTTCGGGGGCGTCCTCCTCCTGCTCAAACCGGGTTGGGGGGTGTTTCAGCCGGTGGCTCTGGTGGCCCTGGCGTCGGGCTTCCTGTCCGCCGTGGCCCAGGTCGGTATCCGCCAGTTGACGCGAACGGAACCCCCCGTCCGCATCGTGTTTTATTTCGGGCTCATCGCGACGGCCCTCACCGCTCCGCCGCTGGCGGGCGTATGGACCGCGCCGTCCGGTCGGACGTGGATCGTTTTAGGGGTTTTGGGCGCGGTGGCCACGGCGGCCCAACTGATCATGACGGAAGGCTATCGGCTCGCATCCCCGGGCGACGTGGGGGCTCTGATGTATCTCGCCGTGGCCGTGGCCGGCGTGGCCGACTGGATCCTCTGGCGGCGCTTGCCGGATCCCGTCTCTCTGGCGGGAATCGGATTCATCATGGCCGCGGGCGCGTGGATCCTTCGGGCGGTCCCCCCGGCGCGGCCGGCCGTCCCTCTTTCTCCAGTGCCATGA
- a CDS encoding tetratricopeptide repeat protein, whose translation MFLFVVLVPFWVQASELSHRERESLAREAETAFQAGRYEDARQKWSAALADGASRAEKRLWIPALGRAYEAEGNFQKALASFQEAYDAAPTEVDRMVDLARLYDAVEMDDQAIRFYAEAHQRNRDRRDVSLALARLHKQGGRLAEARGLADAAVRAEPRDFSAQELLAEIEEAQGNLGDASRRRESIVSQRPTAEGYMKLGYLWARQDAFEQADIAFSRAEQVGIAGPEAHFEQAVLAWRQGDRPRAALFIEQTEKMSPGYFPAGFLGGLLALEAGDTSRAEARLDPMVAPDAEARKWRDILEVGIVGYTAGGNP comes from the coding sequence TTGTTTCTTTTCGTCGTTCTTGTCCCCTTTTGGGTTCAAGCGTCGGAACTCTCCCATCGGGAAAGGGAATCTTTGGCGCGGGAGGCGGAGACGGCGTTTCAGGCCGGGCGGTACGAGGACGCCCGACAGAAATGGAGCGCCGCCCTGGCCGACGGGGCCTCTCGAGCGGAAAAACGCCTCTGGATCCCCGCCCTTGGGCGGGCCTATGAAGCGGAGGGAAACTTCCAGAAGGCGTTGGCTTCTTTTCAGGAAGCCTACGACGCCGCCCCCACGGAAGTCGACCGGATGGTGGATCTGGCTCGGCTCTACGACGCGGTGGAAATGGACGATCAGGCGATCCGCTTTTATGCCGAAGCCCATCAACGGAACCGCGACCGGCGGGACGTTTCCTTGGCGTTGGCCCGGCTCCACAAACAGGGGGGGCGCCTGGCGGAGGCTCGAGGCCTGGCCGACGCCGCCGTGCGGGCCGAACCCCGGGACTTTTCCGCCCAGGAACTTTTGGCCGAGATCGAGGAAGCCCAGGGAAACCTGGGCGACGCCTCGCGCCGCCGGGAATCCATCGTGTCCCAACGTCCGACGGCGGAGGGCTATATGAAACTCGGCTATCTCTGGGCCCGGCAGGACGCCTTTGAGCAGGCGGACATCGCCTTCTCCCGCGCGGAACAGGTCGGGATCGCGGGGCCCGAAGCCCATTTTGAGCAAGCCGTACTGGCCTGGCGGCAGGGAGACCGTCCCCGCGCGGCCCTCTTTATAGAACAGACCGAGAAGATGTCTCCCGGGTATTTTCCCGCTGGTTTTCTCGGGGGTCTGCTGGCGTTGGAGGCGGGGGATACTTCGCGCGCCGAGGCTCGCCTCGACCCCATGGTGGCGCCGGACGCCGAAGCCCGGAAGTGGCGGGATATTTTGGAGGTGGGGATCGTCGGGTACACCGCGGGAGGAAACCCTTGA
- a CDS encoding 4-hydroxy-tetrahydrodipicolinate synthase: MFEGSAVALVTPFSNGAVDEKKLAELVEFQIEAGTSTLVPCGTTGESATLSHAEHGRVIELVIKFARKRVRVLAGAGSNSTSEAVALTRHAKEAGADGALHITPYYNKPTPRGLVEHFRAVARAADLPIVLYNVPGRTGVNMLPATVIELARLEKNIVGIKEASGSLDQATEIAGALGDSFELISGDDSLTLPILSVGGKGVISVVANLVPKDVSSLCAAGLRGDWVEARRLHHKLYPLAKAMFIETSPIPLKTAMGWLDLCSPDLRLPLVPLEKPNQDKLEKVLREYGLVAPRRKHPVC, translated from the coding sequence ATGTTTGAAGGTTCAGCGGTGGCGTTGGTGACGCCGTTTTCCAACGGCGCGGTGGACGAAAAGAAGTTGGCCGAGTTGGTGGAGTTTCAAATCGAGGCGGGAACCTCGACCCTCGTCCCCTGCGGGACCACGGGCGAATCCGCCACGCTCTCCCACGCGGAACACGGGCGGGTGATCGAGCTCGTGATTAAATTTGCCCGCAAGCGCGTGCGGGTGTTGGCCGGCGCGGGATCCAACTCCACCTCCGAGGCCGTGGCCCTCACGCGCCACGCCAAAGAGGCCGGTGCCGACGGGGCCCTCCACATCACGCCCTATTACAACAAACCCACTCCGCGCGGGTTGGTCGAGCATTTCCGCGCCGTGGCCCGGGCGGCGGATCTCCCCATCGTGCTTTACAACGTCCCCGGCCGCACCGGCGTCAACATGCTCCCGGCCACGGTGATCGAACTGGCCCGTTTGGAAAAAAACATCGTGGGGATCAAGGAAGCGTCCGGAAGTTTGGACCAGGCGACGGAAATCGCCGGGGCGCTGGGCGACTCCTTTGAACTTATTTCCGGCGACGATTCCCTCACCCTCCCGATCCTGAGCGTGGGCGGGAAAGGCGTCATCTCCGTGGTCGCCAACCTGGTTCCCAAGGACGTCTCCTCCCTCTGCGCCGCGGGGTTGCGGGGGGACTGGGTGGAGGCCCGTCGCCTCCACCACAAGCTTTACCCGCTCGCCAAGGCGATGTTCATAGAGACGAGCCCCATCCCGCTGAAGACGGCCATGGGGTGGCTGGACCTTTGCTCGCCGGACCTTCGTCTTCCTCTCGTCCCGTTGGAAAAGCCGAACCAGGACAAACTGGAAAAGGTCCTTCGGGAGTATGGTCTGGTGGCCCCTCGACGGAAACACCCGGTCTGTTGA